DNA from Triticum aestivum cultivar Chinese Spring chromosome 7D, IWGSC CS RefSeq v2.1, whole genome shotgun sequence:
TTTTGGTCCATTTGCTAACTTGATGATTGCCTTCTTATAGCTCACGATGGATCTGTGCATCAAAGTGTGATCAGGCATAAACATGAAAGAACTAGGAAGCAAACCATACTTCATGTGTGCATTGAGATGAACTGATTTTTAGACGCAACAGTAAGTTGTAAAACTGAGATTAACCTTTTAAAGTTATATCTGATACATCAGTAGTAGGTTACTTGAAGTAGTCAGCAACAGTATTTTTCTTTACAAAAGTTTAGCTAAGCCTGTCATTGACGTGAGATTATGTGGGATCTTCACTTGTTCTGTAATTTTTTTTTACACACATGTGGGCCTCCCACTTATATTATGCGATGGATGTGATTTGGGGTTGGGGTTTGTTCTGTTCAATTATCGTTCTATGAGCGGAATAatttccctacattagaaaatctGGCAAATTGCATTTCATTAGAGCTGACTTTGCAGCAAATTGCTTGAGCGAGCGGTTCATTTTTTTTACATCAAGTCATACAATGTTTTAGTTAGCATAGAATGGTACATACATTTGTTGGTTGCTTCAAGAGTTAATAATGGATACAGCGACAACGAACATCATAGTTTGTCCAGTGGCTAAGGAAACATTGGATCTGCCTTCTTGGCTTAGGAGGCATTGTGGGCGGCCAATGCCTCCTTCCCCTTCCATGGAGGCGGCGGATCAACACGAACACAGAGGAAGGGATGTGGGTGGAGAGTTGGGCGGTTTGCAGGGTCTCCTGGATGGTCCATGGAGAAGTTCGGTATGAAGGAGAGAGGGTGCTAGCGAAGGCGAGGTGGGCGTCATCCAGTTTTAAATGAGAGGGCTCCATCGACAAATGTCACGCTACGATGAAAATCGAGCAGGAAGGGAATGGTCTGACAGGAAAAGGAAAGGGTGTGTCGTGAGGTGGATTTTTTTTGTGTTGGGCCCTCTTTTTGTTGGAGATAACATGATGAATAGTCCGGACAACCATATTTCTCCTCCATATATGGTATGTATTTGGGGAAGGCTGAATTGTCTAGCTGGTTTAATTTTGGGGTGCCGGCTGGGCACCCATTTGATGTCAAAACACCTTCGGACATGGGAAGGATATATGAGCTTCAACGTTGGAGACAATCTTAATTATTTGTTTGATTCACTTGTAGcctgtagcaacgcacgggcattttactagtgtacaaatatgtacgtatttcacaaatataacaaaaactatggactcatatgcaattttttcatgtaacttgctttgaaatatcttagatatagtatatgaatataattaaaataataaaatagtatatatagtaccacatggtagtatataagatatgtggggtaactaccaccgggtgatGTCCTCTTTAATTGTTCAAGAGCGAAGGAGGTATGGACCGAACTTGGTTTGAATGATGTTGTCCAACATGCACTGGTTCAAGATAGGTCCGGTCAGTTACTCTAGAAATTTTGTTGAAAACCCGCGAGATGATTGATGAACTTCCAAAGGTAGAGCTAATCTTGGTAGCTACGTGGTATATTTGGTGGCAAGGGCGACAAATTGGAAAAGGCGTGACCGTCCAGGATCCCAGTTGCTCGACCATCTCAATTTTGGTGCAATAAATTTTCTCAGAGCTGCAACTCAGTATCAATCTACTAGGAAAGAGATCCATAACCGGCGGAAACCTATCGATGGCAGTGTTAGATAAATGTTGATGCATCTTTTCACATGGAAACTCTTTCCGGAGCTAGTGGAACAGTGGCGACAGATCACAAAGGGGAACTTTATAGGTGCTGCAACTTGGGTTTTACCTCATGTTTGCAATGATGAATCAACGGAGTTAAATGCTAGCCGGAATGATCTTTATTTGGCGAAGAAAATAGGATGCAACAAGTTGGTCAATAAATCTGATTGTATGTCCGCAGTTGAGTTTGTTACCCGATCAGCTGATTATATGGGTCTAGATGTGGCAGTTATAGCTGCATGTACTCATCTCCCTCTAGACTTTGCAAGTGTTGGCCACTGTTTCTGTTGCATAGAAGCTAACTCGGTCGCTGATAGTTTAGCCAAACACTATTTAATGTCTAGCTCGTCTGAATTCTGCGAGAATAGTATCCTGACTTTGTTCTTCCCCATATTGTAAACAATATGTCTATTATATGAGGAATAAAGTTGATGATTTTAAAAAGAAAACAACCCAAGTTGGCACAAAAGATGAAGCTTTTTTTGCGGGTGATACAAGCGATGAAGTTAAATAAAACTGAGGTGTGCAACAAATTCAAAGCATCTCGAgtagcgctctctctctctctctagtagtAATCAAAATTTATTCCATAATTAAGGACATTAACAAATTAACAGAATGAAAGAGTTGCGACACACAACAAGGCTATGTGCACTTCTTTTGATAAGCAGAATTTGCTTCGCTACAAAGAAGGATCTCTTATCCCAAGCATTAAGAACAGTTGCAACATCCAGATCTAACAAAAAAATCGGCATCAAGAACAAGAATAAAGCTAGATTTTTCTTTTAGAGGGAATAAAGCTAGGTTTTGCATCAATACCTTGGTAGTGTGGTGGAGATGAATCCAAGCGAAGGCTGTGAGGAAGCGAATGGGACGCTGCGGCTATGAAGTTGGGAGTGAGGAGAGCTTGCCATGGACGGTGCCTCCCTCAGTACACTCGGTGGCCGTCGACGGCGAGAAACAAAAAGAGATAATTGTGCGCAATGGGGAAGCGAGAGAAGAGATCGCGGCAGCCGGCATCGACAGAGGAAACTAGCTGCATAACGCATGTCGACCGCCTAAAAATGACATCTGTAAAAAAATAAACCCGCTTTCAACTTTCAAGGGAAATAAACAATTCAATGACAAAATAATAATACTAGTTTATTATAGTTCGACATGAGGTAGCAGGATCCACTCAAACACTACAATGAAAATGTGTTGAATCAAGAGTAGATAGTAAGCGCCTTTATTATAACCTTTCATCCTGTCCCGCTTAGAAAAGGTCAAGCGGATACCGTCGGTATTGTCTTGCGAAGAGCTTTACTTTGGAGAAATAGAAGGAACATGTATCACACGTGCAAAATTTGGGAGTGTGCCGCACGAATATTCTATAATAGCACTTTATCAGGCTTTTCATAATTTGATTGATTTCTTTCTTCCTTTTCTACACGCGGTGTAAGAGGGCACTAGTTTTgaataaaataaaaacagaatTACTCCACCCCTTTTTATTTTAAAAAGATTAACTAATctaaagaaaaacagaaaaggaatTCCGTTGAATTGTATTTTTATTGATCAATTAGAATTGACTTCTACAACGTATAATTGTCTATGATTAAGGAGAAGATTGTTCTTTTACCAAACATATGCAGATCAAATCACGTCTTATAATAAGAAGAAATGTTTCTCTGCAACAATCCCCTTGCCCCTCATTCTTCGAGAATCAGAAGGATTCTTTTCGAATTTTCATTTCTTCATTTGGAATCTAGGTTCGTCTATCTTTGACTTATTTTTTGGCTTTATTCTTTATTTTTTCATTTCGATTTTTCCCTCTTCCTCTATACCTATCCCCTAGGTACAACGTTTGCATCAATAGAGAATCTGTATTATTCCATTCCAATTTCTTCCCGAAACTTTCCAAGAAAAATCCCGAATTGAATCCAAAATTAACAGGTTAATGAAACTGGCTTTCGTGCTATGATGAGTCATCCGAGATCTTTACAATGACCTATGTCGTGTTGAAGGGATGGAGCAACATTACCCATTGATAAATATTTAACTTTAAGtcatttttacatattttttgattCATTCAACCGTGAAGCACCATAGGAAATAGTTACTTCCAAGTGAATCTTTCCTAGATACCTAAAATCCATTTATTATAATCCATTTcatgaaaatatagattgtaccaaagatgcaaaattgttttctttttattctaactcaaaaaagaagaagaaaattgcAATGTATTTAAAACGAGAGTTTATTCTTAAGTAAATCAATTGGAAGATACTTCTCTAGAGTGTCCCATATATGTTTCTTCCATACTAAAACTGTCAATTCTCAGAAGATGTTCTTTAGTCTTGCTCAAAATGGCCAATATATGGCATCTCGTTTCTCCCTTCGTCGCCTTCCTTCGCCCTGGCATCTCCGATGGCCGATGGCGGTGGAGCACAAGGAGCGGGGTGCCGTTAAGGTCGGCAGGACAGCATCAACGGCGCCGTCGAGCTCCAGCCTTGCGCCATCGCACTCCCTCGACGGCTCAACCGAAGATGCTCTATATCTGGTTGGCAGGTGTGCTAATGCACGTCCATTTCCTGTCGAGCCGACGACGCCTATAAAGTACCCCGCCTGATCGCCTCGTCATTCCCAAGTGCAAGCTCTGGAGtagcttttttttttttgcgggaagcaAAGCTCTGGAGTAGCTAGCAGCGCACATCCATGGCGCGCTTCCTCCTTGCCCTCCTCGCTGCCACCGTGGTCGCGGTAATGGTCAAACAAGCCACTAAGCAACGCCTTCATCTCTGCATGACATAATTCACTCACGCGTACGATTAATCAATTACGTACAAAGTGGCGCTAACTACACGTCCGGCCGGCAACGGCCTGTTTCGTTCGTCTCAGGTTCAGGCTGGAGGTCAGCTGGCCCAAGCGGCGCTGGCGCCGGCCGAGGTGTTCTGGCGCGCCGTGCTGCCGCACTCGCCATTGCCCGACGCCATCCTCCAGCTCGTCCAACCTGCAGCGGGTCTGTCTTGCATGTTCCTCATCGCCCTGCATTAATTGTCTTCTCTCTTCTCTCGAGTTTGATCATCTCAAACACAAAAATGCATGCACGCATGGATGATGTTGGGTTTATGGGCATGAGTGTTGCGTTGTACGCAGACACCAGCTTCTTGAGCAAAGGCAGGGTCAAGCCTCCCTTCGACTACCAAGAGTACATCCGCTCGTCGTCCGATGATGAGTCGAGCGAACGCACCGCCGGAGAGCGGGAGTTGGAGTACGACGACTACAAAGGCGCCGACAAACGCCGTGACGCCACCTTTAACCCTTTCAACTACATGTACAAGGCGCCTAGCAAAACACGGCCGAGCCCTTTCGATTACATGTACAAGGGGCCTAGCAAAAGCCAAGCGGGAGAACGGCTTGGCGCCCCCGCTGGTAACCCTTTCGGGTACCACTACAAGGCGCCGAGCAGCAGCCATGCCGGAAGCGGGGCGTCCACGGCTAGGGTCGGCAAGGCGGAGACGACGACGGTGTTCTTTCACGAGGAGGCGGTGCGCGTCGGCAAGAGGCTCCCGTTCTACTTCCCGCTGACGACTCCCGCCGCTCTCGGTTTCCTGCCGCGCCAGGTCGCCGACTCCGTCCCGTTCACGACGGCCGCGCTACCCGGCGTCCTCGCGACGTTCGGCATCGCGTCCGACTCCGCCACGGTGGCCAGCATGGAGGCGACGCTGCGCGCCTGCGAGTCGCCGACCATCGCCGGCGAGTCCAAGTTCTGCGCGACCTCGCTGGAGGCCCTGGTGGAGCGCGCCATGGGAGTTCTGGGGACCCGGGACATCAGGCCGGTGACGTCGACGCTGCCCCGCGCCGGCGCTCCGCTGCAGTGGTACACCGTCCGCGTCGTGCGGCCGGTGGAGGGGGGCCCGGTCTTCGTGGCATGCCACGACGAGGCCTACCCGTACACCGTGTACCGGTGCCACACCACCGGCCCGTCCAGGGCGTACATGGTGGAGATGGAGGGCGCGCGCGGCGGCAACGCGGTGACCATCGCCGCCGTGTGCCACACCGACACGTCCCTCTGGAACCCGGAGCACGTCTCCTTCAAGCTGCTCGGCACCAAGCCCGGCGGCACGCCGGTCTGCCACCTCATGCCGTACGGGCACATAATCTGGGCCAAGAACGTGAAGCGCTCGACTGCGTGAGCGTCCCGGCCAGCTCTGTTGTCTCGCCGGAGCCAAGATCGATGTACCACTAGTCTACTACTAtctgtttcttacctacgtattcTGTTGTTCATGCCACCAGATGGTCACCAGAGCAGCGTTTGTAATAAAAGAACAGCTTCTGCAGAGCTGTGTTTATTTACATTACATTTGCAATTCGTATTCAACTGCATACAAAAACTCTGTACTTTTGCATGTCACTGTGCCACAGAACCACTAGCATGCCAAGAAATGGCTTCCTGGACCGCTTAAGTGACCAATATGGCTGTTCGAACCATATTCTTGTAGAAGAACAAATGGGACATTCTGTAGAAGAAACATAAAGAATTTTTTCTTGTAGAAGGAATATGGCAGGACCCTGCCATTTGGCTAACAAAGTGTCATTCTGTAGAAGAAACAGAATGAAATTTCCCAAGGAATATGGCAAAAGACATCTGGCTTTTGGTTGGAAGGAAAAACGACATTGTAAAAGAAACAGAAAGCGTTTTCCGATAGTTTTGAAATTAGGTCAAGAAACACGTAGCAAATAATGTTCACACATTAAGATCTTTTACAAAATAGATGGCTACCATGCCTTGCCACTCACAGATTAGAGTTTCATAGTCATTACCCCTTAACACTTTGTAGATATGGGTTGCAGTATCTATCCGAATAAGTGTAGCAGCTGACCAAAATCTACTTAAGAAAACATCTGCAGTTGAACAACGGGGCTACATTTACTAGGGAAAAACTGCATCGACATCTACTAAAAACATCTGCAGTTGATCAAAATCACCTCATTAAACTGCGCATCTCATCGGTGAAACTCACGCGCGTACTTTTAGCAATACAGATACAGAAGGCCATTGATATGGCAACCATCCATCAATCGATCTTCACGGACGCAAAGAGGTAGTGCACGAAGGATATTGACGTCAAGAAGCCAATGGTTCCAGTGGCAAGCATGATGGCGAATGCCATGAGGAATGAGTAGCCGATGTAGAGCATTGCAGAGACAGGACCGCTCAGGCTTCTGAGATCAAAGACCAAGTAGTTGATGGAGTAGAGGAACACGTAGAGCGCAACAGAGCCCGAAGCAAAGAAAGccttccaccaccacctccagtccTCAACACAGAGATTCATGTATGTAAGGACAACAGATACCTCGGCGCAAACAATGACAAGCATCAGCAGGACAATCAGCAGGAAGCCAAACACATAGTAGAACCTTCCAAGCCAGATGCTCGACAGAATGAAGAACAGCTCAATAAACAGGGTTCCAAATGGCAGCGTGCCTGCTCCAAGGACCAGAAGCCATGATGGATATTTCCGTGCAGGGATCTCTCTAGGAATCTGGTTGGTGCGAACAGGAAACTCAAT
Protein-coding regions in this window:
- the LOC123169670 gene encoding protein RAFTIN 1B-like codes for the protein MARFLLALLAATVVAVQAGGQLAQAALAPAEVFWRAVLPHSPLPDAILQLVQPAADTSFLSKGRVKPPFDYQEYIRSSSDDESSERTAGERELEYDDYKGADKRRDATFNPFNYMYKAPSKTRPSPFDYMYKGPSKSQAGERLGAPAGNPFGYHYKAPSSSHAGSGASTARVGKAETTTVFFHEEAVRVGKRLPFYFPLTTPAALGFLPRQVADSVPFTTAALPGVLATFGIASDSATVASMEATLRACESPTIAGESKFCATSLEALVERAMGVLGTRDIRPVTSTLPRAGAPLQWYTVRVVRPVEGGPVFVACHDEAYPYTVYRCHTTGPSRAYMVEMEGARGGNAVTIAAVCHTDTSLWNPEHVSFKLLGTKPGGTPVCHLMPYGHIIWAKNVKRSTA